The region gccaggatggtctcgatctcttgaccttgtgatccaccggccttggcctcccaaagtgctgggattacaggcgttgagccaccgcacccggcgtaGAGCAAGGATTTTTTTACTTCCATTTCCCAAACAATATTATCTCTTAGGGTTGATATaatattctcttccttttccttcagttctatattacttctttcttttccaatttcATTAACCTTATTTGCTGTAAGCGCCCTCTAAAGTTTCCCAGAATCCTGCTGGCCATGACCAAGACCTTGCTGGGCCTGGACCAGTCTTTCCAGATGTGCCGCTTGCTCCCAGCACCACTCTCCAGCAGCAACACCTGGGTGTCTTTTGCCCGTGAACCCTGACCCCCATACCCTCTTTGGTCAAGCTTATCCACATCCTCCACCCGCATGCCAAAGATGAAGAAGTTTTCCTCTCCCGCCTCTTCTGCCATCTCCACATTGGCCCCGTCCATGGTGCCAATGGTCAGAGCCCCGTTGAGCATGAACTTCATGTTGCCGGTGCCTGAGGCTTCAGTGCCCGCAGTGGAGATCTGCTCAGAGAGGTCTGCAGCTGGGATCACTGTGGGGTGGCAGCAGGGGGACAAGTCAACTCAGGGAAGACCCTCACACCAGCTGGGGACTCTCAGATTAGGCTGGCCCCAGGCATAGCTGGACTCAGAGTCGCCCCACCCCAAACTCCCAGTCTTCACCAGCCAAGCCTCCCTCTCACACCGCACCCCCACTGCCCTCTACCTCTTGTTGATTCTTGACCATCTAGGTCCAACCTGCATTTCCCCACCTCCGTTGCAGATTTGAAGATAATTTCACCCTGTACTGCCTGAAATTCCACCATTAGAGGGCATCCTCATggggtttttgctttgttttgtttcctcttgttttgttttttgagacggagttttgcttttcttgcccaggctgaagtgcaatggtgtgatctcggctcactgcaacctccgcctcccaggttcaagtgattctcctgcttcagcctcccaagtagctgggattataggcacctgccatcacgcctggctaatttttgtatttttagtagagacagggtttcaccatgttggccaggctggtctcgaactcctgacctcaggtgatccacccaccttggcctcccaaagtgctgggattacaggcatgggccactgcgcccggcctcctcaTGGTTTAAGCATTGCCCTCTCCAGATTCTTCTTTCAAGTACAAGTATCCCAGGAAGAGACGACTGATACCTCTTCCTGAGACTGAACTAGTCAGAGCCTCCCTAGGGTCCCTGTTGGCAGCACCCACCTTTCTCGGCCAGTGAGACTCGGTAGTTCTCCAGGAAGATGACACGGAGGCGGTCACCCACTGCCGGGTCATGGTTGACCACATCCCCGATGGCTGTGACGAGTTTGATGATCATCTTGGCCATGTGGTACCCAGGTGCAGCCTGAGGGGACAAAGTCTGGGGTCAGCTCTACTGCCTGGCCCCCCACCCCCTATCCTGCAACTCAGCTGGGCTGACCTCAACCTGGATATATCAAAGGACGGGAGCCCAGGGCTGGAGCCTGGCGTCTCACCTTCCCTCCAATCATCACAGTCCGAGGCACAAAAAACTTATTGGGCTCCCTCTTGATGCCTGTGGAGAAACGAGAGGGATCCAGTGGGCCTACCTTTCCCTCTGGGTAGTAGCTCCTGACAGAGGCTGGGCTGGGACACAGTAGGCCTGACTCGAACAATCACTTGCTATgctctcttagcctcagtttgcccatctgtgaaatggggataattccATGTCCCAAGAGTAGTCCCAAGTCCAAAGGAGATGTTGGTTGGGCAACATGTACTATGCCGCAGGAACACGGGGGAGCACTGAGAGACGGGGTAGAGTGGCTGCCACTCACGGTTGTACAGGGTGATGACATGGAGGCAGTTGAGGAGCTGTCGTTTATATTCGTGAATCCGCTTCACCTGGATGTCGAAGAGTGAGTTGGGGTTGATGTGGACTTTGTATTCCCTCTCTAGGTAGGCAGCAAACTTCAACTTGTTTTCCTGGAGGCAGAGACGGGGAAGGGCTCACCAACAGGCCACAGCCTCAGGAAATCCTACAGTCCACACTCCATTCAGTCAGCCCCAGGAGGATGGCTACCAGGAGGCTCACTGGCTACTTCTGTCCACCCCCGTACCAGggcagacattgctaatcaatGTCAGCACTGTTCATGTGAGGTCAGATGATGCCTTCCCACCACAGACTCCAGGCAACTTCCACCAACGGCCTGGGCTGGCAGGAGAGATGAGCTCTATTTGCCACGCCTGACCCAGACATCTGGCCCCTCCAGCACTCACCACACAGCACAGCTGTCCCACATTGCAGCTCTCCCCACCTGCTTCACTTTGGCCACATCCCGAATGAAAGCTTCATCATCCACAAAGGAGAGCAGTTTGCGCAGCTGGTCCAGGTCGGAGATGAAGTCCTCCCCGATGCGCTATGGGAAGACGGCTCTCAGCCAAGCCCATCCCCAtgtcctccctcctcccaacacAGAAGGGGCCCTTTCCAGGTCAGCCAAGCCCCCTTCACCCAGCAGGCTGCTCTGGGGGCCCtcccagcctctcctcctccagccgCCCAGATGGGGCACGGGGCATCCATGCACCTTCCTCCCCTCCCGTCCTTGAGCTCTGATGGCTGACCCCACCTGACCCCAGCAGGCCTTCCTGGCTTCTTGGCCTTTTCCTAACGCCAGCATGACCTTGCACCTTCCCTACCAGATATCTGCCCCCTTCCAGGCTCACTTCAGATGTGACCCATGGATGACTCCCTCCATTAGACTGTGACCTCTGCTGTGTTCACCTCCACAGCCAGGGCCTCCATTAGCACACAGAGCACCCTCATGCAAATAAGATGGTGTCCCTCCTCCAGGCGGATGCGAGGCTTGGGGAACACAGTGCAGGAGGGATTTCAGCCTTCGGCTGGGAGCCCTGATGCAGTGAACCACCTACACGACCATACCCAGCCGATCCCTGCAGGGACCCATGTTGACTCTACTGGCCCTGATGCAGTGAACCACCTACACGACCATACCCAGCTGATCCCTGCAGGGACCCATGTTGACTCTACTGGCCGTACAGTGGCCTCTCACCTCAGCAATGACCTCTGCCAGCCCGGGGTTACACAGAACCAGCCAGCGCCGAGGGGTGATGCCGTTGGTCTTATTCTGGAACTTATGAGGCTCCAGCTCATAGAAGTCTTTGAAGCTGCAGGATGAGGTTGGACGAGGGTCACCACTCACCCCTGTACAATGAAGGCCTCTGCCCTGGGGCCCCTACCCTGGTGTCTTGCTGAAAGGGTCCTGGGGCAGGGAATGCAGACCTGGGGAAGGTTGGGGATGCTGTGTGTAAGAGGGGTCATCTCAGGACAGGGCAGCACTGGAAGGGGCTGCTGTGCTTGTAAGAATGACGCCACCTGTGAAAGGTGCCAGGTCCCAGAGACCAGAGAGTGGTCGGTGAAGGGCGGGGCTTCTGTGTGACAGAGGCGTGGAGTGGGTGGGGCCTAGAGAGGGGCGGGATCTGGAAAGCGGGGCTCACATGGTCTTCTTGAGGATCTCGGAGTGGATGTGCGCCACGCCGTTGACGGCGTGCGACCCCGCGATGCACAGGTGTGCCATGTTGATGCGCTTCACCGCGCCCTCCTCCACCAGCGACATGCGCCGCAGCCGGTCTACGTCCCCTGGGAATGCGGCCGCCACCCGCTGTGCCCAGAGAGCCCAGAGCTAGAACCAGACCCATGAACCCCCATCCCCAGTCCCCAGCCCCACACCCCCAGAGCTCTGCCCAGTGCCCCCACTGCCCCGGCGTCTCAGGGCCCTGGCTGGACGCCCCGACTCCCAGGCCCAGACTGGGTGTCCCCCCTCACCCCCACACCATCCCCCAAGCCTCCGGACTCACGTTGAGGAAGCGCTGGTTGATCTCGTAGATGATCTGGAGGTGCCGCGGCAGCAGCGTCTCCAAGAGGTGCACCGGCCAGCGCTCCAGGGCCTCGGGCAGCACCGTGTGGTTGGTGTAGGCACAGGTCCTCACTGTCACATCCCACGCCTGGCACACGGGGTGGGCAGTCAGGATGCTGACCTCAGCCCAGTGGGTCTCCTCACACACTACGCATCCCAGTGGGCCCCCCCACTGCAGTGCCAGGTTCCAGGACAGTCCCTCTGGCCTCGGGCTCCAATCCCTTCACTCCACTCATATCCTCCCACGCTCCCAAACTGGGAAGGGAACCCTGAAGCGGAGAGCATCAGATGGGGCAGAGGGGCCCTGAAGCCCACCTTGTCCCAGTCCATCCGCTCCAGGTCCACCAGGATCCTCATCAGCTCGGGGATGGCCAGGGAGGGGTGGGTGTCATTGAGCTGGATGGCCAcctggggtagggggaggggtcAGTCTGGGCTCCAAACCACATTCCATGCTATGGTCACTGCCCTATGCCATTTGGAGGCCCCCAGAGAGCCCAGCACGGTTCTGTGACTGGGCTGTGGGCAGAGGCAGGCCGGTGCTCATGGGGGTGGGAGGAATGGGGGGAGTAGggcgggaggaggagggaagcccAGGTTATGAGCCTGTGGATTGTGGATCCTGAACAACTGACCCTCCCACACTCCCAGTCTCCACTCCCTTATCTATTACATGGGGCAGGCAGGCCGAGGCTGGAGGGAGAGGCCTGGCACACACTGTCCGGTCACAGAGTCGCCCTCCACGCGCATGGTACCTTATCTGGGAAGGCATCGAAGTTCGTGCGCACGGGATCACGGCAGCCGAACTTGGAAGACTTGAAGCGACGGATGATGTCCTGGAGGGTGGCAGCCACCACGAAATACTCCTGCTTCAGCCGCAGCTCCTTCCCCTCGAAGAACTGGGGACAGCATGAGGCAGCGTGAGTCAGGGCGGTGGGGGCATGGCCTAAAGCTGCGGTGGGTGTGGCCAGGAGGGACTCCCACCCATACCGGGACCCCTGAGCCCTGAGCCGGCCCCCTCTCTGGGACCCAGGGGCCTTTCCTCCACCAAGAACTAGTGGCGAGAGACAGTGTCAGGAAGAGGGGTACAAGAACCGAGTGTGTTGTGGGTGTCGCCAGGGAACAGCCCCTCCAAAGTGCCCTTCGCTAACCCAGTTTCCTCAGGACTCAGGTGTCCTTGCACTCAAAAGACTTGAGGTGGGGGCACAGGATGCACAAGGCCAGCAATATGCCCTGGGTGTGACTAGGGCACCAGCAAGTGTCCTTCCCCAGCTCTCCCTGACCCCTGCTGCCAAGGACTCAGGCTTCCAGCCCCCAGCCCAGGGGGTGACGCACATTATCATTGGGGTACAGGACACGAGAGATGTTCTCCGCCAGGTTTCGGTCCAACACAGCCTGGATGTAGCCACCGACATTGACTGAGGGACGAAAGTGGGGACAGGGTAAGGCCTGCGCTGGGTGTGGCCGGCGGGCAAGCTGGGGTTGCTGGCTACCAGTGGATGAACTCACAGTCCTTGAGGTTGAAGTCATTGGGAGCCTTGGCAGACCAGAGGCGCATGGTGTTGACAACATTGTTGCGATAGCCAGGCACGGGCGTATCGTAGGGCATGGCCAGTACCACCTGCGGGGGGCAATCCTGTCAGGAGCTGGCCAGCCCTGGCAATTGCCTCCCTCCCCTCAGGGCTGGGACTCAAGGCTTTATCCCTGCACTCTGCAGACCCAGGCTCTTGTCCTTGTCTAGCATCGATGAGCTGGGTAACCATGAGCAAACCCCATAGTCTCTCTGGACCGCATCTAGAGCAAAGACACCCTCAACACCTCCCCGACACCCACAAGCCCTGCCTGGGCAGACGGTGGTGAGGAAAATGGAAGAAGGCAGGTGATAAGCCCGGAACCCAGGAGGGGCTCTGTTGGCGACCACTCTGCAGCAATGGGGGCTGGGCTGGCCAGCCTGGCCTGAGCAAAAGCTAGAGGACACTGTGGACTCATGAGAGGGCTGGGGGAACCCAGGGCCAGGCTGAAGGGGTCCCAGAGGTCAAGTCCATCCAAAGGTCTCATGTCTGGTTGACCACAGGGCTAATTCACGGTGACTAATTCTGCCCCGCCTTCCATAACTAGCAAACATCAATAATTGTCTGCTATCACGGTGCCAGGGGTACATTCACTCCTCCAAGCGAGCCCTTTTAAGGGGCATCGCCCTCCCTCCCCACATTCAGTCACCCTGATTGGTGCAGGGTGGGAGCTGAcatagagagagggaagggacCCATCCCCGAGCACACAGCCAGGCTGGCAGCACCAGAGGGAGCCAGGTCTCCTGCCTTCCAGCCACAGCCACTTGTGCCAGTTGCCACGTGCACCTGGCATGGACTGCCAGCAGCCCCCACTGCATCTTAACCTGGAGGACAGCAAACAAATGCTCAGTTCTGAAAGCCTAGTGGTTTATCTGCAGCCCATCTGGGGGCTGATGACCTGAAGCTTCAGCAGGAAGATTGCCTGAACtgggatttgttttttgtttgtttgtttttgagatgggacctcactctgttacccaggctggagtgcagtggcactatcttggctcactgcaacctccaccgcccggattcaagcgattctctggcttcagcctcctgagtggctgggattacaggcacatgcc is a window of Gorilla gorilla gorilla isolate KB3781 chromosome 9, NHGRI_mGorGor1-v2.1_pri, whole genome shotgun sequence DNA encoding:
- the PYGM gene encoding glycogen phosphorylase, muscle form, producing the protein MSRPLSDQEKRKQISVRGLAGVENVTELKKNFNRHLHFTLVKDRNVATPRDYYFALAHTVRDHLVGRWIRTQQHYYEKDPKRIYYLSLEFYMGRTLQNTMVNLALENACDEATYQLGLDMEELEEIEEDAGLGNGGLGRLAACFLDSMATLGLAAYGYGIRYEFGIFNQKISGGWQMEEADDWLRYGNPWEKARPEFMLPVHFYGHVEHTSQGAKWVDTQVVLAMPYDTPVPGYRNNVVNTMRLWSAKAPNDFNLKDFNVGGYIQAVLDRNLAENISRVLYPNDNFFEGKELRLKQEYFVVAATLQDIIRRFKSSKFGCRDPVRTNFDAFPDKVAIQLNDTHPSLAIPELMRILVDLERMDWDKAWDVTVRTCAYTNHTVLPEALERWPVHLLETLLPRHLQIIYEINQRFLNRVAAAFPGDVDRLRRMSLVEEGAVKRINMAHLCIAGSHAVNGVAHIHSEILKKTIFKDFYELEPHKFQNKTNGITPRRWLVLCNPGLAEVIAERIGEDFISDLDQLRKLLSFVDDEAFIRDVAKVKQENKLKFAAYLEREYKVHINPNSLFDIQVKRIHEYKRQLLNCLHVITLYNRIKREPNKFFVPRTVMIGGKAAPGYHMAKMIIKLVTAIGDVVNHDPAVGDRLRVIFLENYRVSLAEKVIPAADLSEQISTAGTEASGTGNMKFMLNGALTIGTMDGANVEMAEEAGEENFFIFGMRVEDVDKLDQRGYNAQEYYDRIPELRQVIEQLSSGFFSPKQPDLFKDIVNMLMHHDRFKVFADYEDYIKCQEKVSALYKNPREWTRMVIRNIATSGKFSSDRTIAQYAREIWGVEPSRQRLPAPDEAI